A stretch of the Actinomycetota bacterium genome encodes the following:
- a CDS encoding Gfo/Idh/MocA family oxidoreductase codes for MPPVTLAVVGTGNRGTTHGDWVLANPDRARVVAVAEPRQARRVRFAAGHGLPAGAVFADWQELAGRGRTADAVLVCTQDAMHVEPAIAFAGLGYHVLLEKPMATTEAGCRRIVEAAERAGVILAVCHVLRYTPYTALVKQVVDAGRLGQVLSVQHLEPVGFLHQAHSYVRGPWRRQDAATFMLMAKSCHDLDWLQYVVGRRIRRVASFGGLSHFRPEHRPAGAADRCLDCVVEPTCPYSAVRFYLSRLESGPGWPLDAVVDRYTRADLLAALRHGPYGRCVWACDNDVVDHQVVAMEFDGGPTGTFTMTGFNAGGHRRTRLFGTRGELDGDGETVRVHDFLTQTTEVLSARPPGDATAGGGHGGGDWGLMDAFVRAVATGDRAHVLTGPRESLAAHLAVFAAERARQEGVVVTVA; via the coding sequence ATGCCGCCCGTCACCCTGGCCGTCGTCGGTACCGGCAACCGCGGGACCACCCACGGCGACTGGGTGCTGGCCAACCCGGACCGGGCCCGGGTGGTCGCGGTCGCCGAGCCCCGCCAGGCCCGCCGGGTCCGCTTCGCCGCCGGCCACGGCCTCCCCGCCGGGGCGGTCTTCGCCGACTGGCAGGAGCTGGCCGGCCGTGGCCGGACGGCCGACGCCGTCCTCGTCTGCACCCAGGACGCCATGCACGTCGAGCCGGCGATCGCCTTCGCCGGGCTCGGCTACCACGTGCTCCTCGAGAAGCCGATGGCCACCACCGAGGCCGGCTGCCGGCGGATCGTCGAGGCGGCCGAGCGGGCCGGCGTGATCCTGGCCGTCTGCCACGTCCTGCGCTACACGCCCTACACGGCCCTGGTGAAGCAGGTGGTGGACGCGGGACGGCTCGGTCAGGTGCTCTCCGTCCAGCACCTGGAGCCGGTCGGGTTCCTGCACCAGGCCCACTCCTATGTCCGCGGCCCCTGGCGCCGCCAGGACGCGGCCACCTTCATGCTCATGGCCAAGTCCTGCCACGACCTCGACTGGCTGCAGTACGTCGTCGGCCGCCGCATCCGGCGGGTGGCCAGCTTCGGCGGGCTCAGCCACTTCCGGCCCGAGCACCGGCCCGCCGGCGCCGCCGACCGCTGCCTCGACTGCGTGGTCGAGCCGACCTGCCCGTACTCGGCCGTGCGCTTCTACCTCAGCCGCCTCGAGTCCGGCCCCGGCTGGCCGCTTGACGCCGTCGTCGACCGTTACACCCGGGCCGACCTTCTGGCCGCCCTGCGCCACGGCCCCTACGGGCGCTGCGTCTGGGCGTGCGACAACGACGTGGTCGATCACCAGGTCGTGGCCATGGAGTTCGACGGCGGCCCCACGGGCACGTTCACCATGACCGGCTTCAACGCCGGCGGCCACCGCCGGACCCGCCTGTTCGGCACCCGCGGCGAGCTCGACGGCGACGGCGAGACTGTCCGGGTCCATGACTTCCTCACCCAGACGACCGAGGTCCTGTCCGCCCGGCCCCCGGGGGACGCCACCGCCGGCGGCGGCCACGGCGGCGGCGACTGGGGGCTGATGGACGCCTTCGTCCGCGCCGTGGCCACCGGGGACCGCGCCCACGTCCTCACCGGCCCCCGGGAGTCGCTGGCCGCCCACCTGGCCGTGTTCGCCGCCGAACGGGCCCGTCAGGAGGGCGTGGTCGTGACCGTCGCCTGA
- the rbsK gene encoding ribokinase, with amino-acid sequence MPFERLVGEVEAALIVLDAECFVAAAPEVAVVGSLNLDLVVRVARLPGPGETVSGEDVFRNPGGKGANQAVAAARLGRRVAMVGRVGDDAAGRELLAALEADGVGTSQVRAVAGVPSGTAFITVGDDGENQIVVSPGANARLTPEDVEEAGPALRAAAVTLLQLEVPLAAVAAAAGTAGGRVVLNPAPVRELPAELLGRVDVLVPNRVELAQLAGGAVPATVAEAVELAGRLPARAVVVTLGADGALVVEDGDAGHVPAVPVRAVDTTAAGDAFCGGLADALAAGAALEDAARRAARVAAAACLRPGAQASLPTPADLRALPEGAGA; translated from the coding sequence GTGCCGTTCGAGCGGCTGGTCGGCGAGGTCGAGGCGGCGCTGATCGTGCTCGACGCCGAGTGCTTCGTCGCGGCCGCTCCCGAGGTCGCGGTCGTTGGCAGCCTCAACCTGGACCTGGTGGTCCGGGTCGCCCGGCTGCCCGGCCCCGGGGAGACGGTCTCGGGAGAGGACGTGTTCCGCAACCCCGGCGGCAAGGGGGCGAACCAGGCGGTGGCGGCGGCCCGGCTCGGGCGCCGGGTCGCGATGGTCGGCCGGGTCGGCGACGACGCCGCCGGCCGCGAGCTGCTGGCGGCGCTGGAGGCGGACGGGGTCGGCACCTCCCAGGTGCGCGCCGTCGCCGGCGTCCCCAGCGGCACGGCCTTCATCACCGTCGGCGACGACGGCGAGAACCAGATCGTGGTCAGCCCCGGCGCCAACGCCCGGCTGACCCCCGAGGACGTGGAGGAGGCCGGACCGGCCCTGCGGGCGGCGGCGGTGACGCTCCTCCAGCTGGAGGTCCCGCTGGCCGCCGTGGCCGCCGCCGCCGGCACGGCCGGGGGCAGGGTGGTGCTCAACCCGGCGCCGGTGCGCGAGCTCCCCGCCGAGCTGCTCGGCCGGGTCGACGTGCTGGTGCCGAACCGGGTCGAGCTGGCCCAGCTGGCCGGCGGGGCGGTCCCGGCGACGGTCGCGGAGGCCGTGGAGCTGGCCGGCCGGCTCCCGGCCCGGGCCGTGGTGGTCACGCTGGGGGCCGACGGTGCCCTGGTCGTGGAGGACGGCGACGCCGGCCACGTCCCCGCCGTCCCCGTCCGGGCGGTGGATACGACCGCTGCCGGCGACGCCTTCTGCGGCGGCCTGGCCGACGCGCTCGCCGCCGGCGCCGCCCTGGAGGACGCGGCCCGGCGGGCGGCGCGGGTCGCGGCCGCGGCCTGCCTCCGTCCGGGCGCCCAGGCGTCCCTGCCCACCCCGGCCGACCTGCGGGCCCTGCCCGAGGGCGCCGGCGCCTAG